The Novosphingobium terrae genome has a window encoding:
- a CDS encoding c-type cytochrome, protein MSKRMRCAVLAAPLVLGACFALTGASAQSSHSCPGDNGGLSLPPGFCATVFADNLGHTRHLTVAGDGTVYVNTWSGAYFRNAPKAPEGGFLLGLKDTKGKGVADTVVRFGTPDKQGAHGGTGISLWHGYLFAEEHDTIIRYPLKPGAIAPSGPAVTVLKGLPLTGDHPMHPFVVDGNGQILVNSGSASNTCESPNRQPGAKGANPCVEAETRGGIWAYRGDREGQVFSPAQRWAKGIRNTGGLAFDATGRLFAVQHGRDQLSQNWPKLYTTEQGVERPAEILFSPFKGADYGWPTCYFDGFQNRHVLAPEYGGDGGKTQGLCAGKTPPLVAFPAHWAPNDVTIYTGHAFPLAYQGGAFVAFHGSWNRAPAPQGGYQVVFQPLKDGKPSGTWIRFADGFAGPYKEPGRALHRPAGLAVGPDGALYVADDVRGRIWRITYHGGANAALTAAAEAKVGQPSEAAAAPTALPPGISAQQVALGRAIYLGQAKGGTCLGCHGSDGKGSSAGASLVGPQYLWSDGSVDSLTKTITEGVSKPKKTSDAMPALGGAALSPADVKAVAAYVWTLGHGKP, encoded by the coding sequence ATGTCGAAACGGATGCGTTGCGCGGTGCTGGCCGCGCCTCTTGTGCTGGGTGCTTGTTTCGCGCTGACGGGCGCCTCGGCCCAATCCTCACACAGCTGCCCCGGCGACAATGGCGGGCTGAGCCTGCCTCCCGGTTTCTGCGCCACCGTCTTTGCTGACAATCTGGGCCATACCCGCCATCTGACCGTGGCGGGTGACGGCACGGTCTATGTCAACACATGGTCGGGCGCCTATTTCCGGAACGCGCCCAAAGCGCCCGAGGGCGGCTTTCTGCTTGGCCTGAAAGACACGAAGGGCAAGGGCGTGGCCGATACGGTGGTGCGCTTCGGCACGCCGGACAAGCAGGGCGCCCATGGCGGCACCGGCATTTCCCTGTGGCATGGCTATCTCTTCGCCGAGGAGCATGACACGATCATCCGCTATCCGCTGAAGCCGGGCGCCATTGCGCCCTCCGGCCCGGCGGTGACGGTGTTGAAGGGCCTGCCCTTGACCGGCGACCACCCGATGCATCCCTTCGTGGTGGACGGCAACGGGCAGATTCTGGTCAACTCCGGCTCGGCCAGCAACACTTGCGAAAGCCCCAACCGCCAGCCCGGCGCCAAGGGCGCCAACCCCTGTGTCGAGGCCGAGACGCGCGGCGGCATCTGGGCCTACCGCGGTGACAGGGAGGGGCAGGTCTTCTCCCCCGCGCAGCGCTGGGCCAAGGGCATCCGCAACACCGGCGGTCTGGCCTTCGACGCCACCGGCCGCCTGTTCGCGGTGCAGCATGGGCGTGACCAGCTCTCGCAGAACTGGCCGAAACTCTACACCACCGAGCAGGGGGTGGAGCGCCCCGCCGAAATCCTTTTCTCGCCCTTCAAGGGCGCCGATTACGGCTGGCCGACCTGTTATTTCGACGGCTTCCAGAACCGCCATGTGCTGGCCCCGGAATATGGTGGCGATGGCGGGAAGACCCAGGGGCTCTGCGCTGGCAAAACCCCGCCGCTGGTCGCCTTCCCCGCGCATTGGGCGCCCAATGATGTGACAATCTACACCGGTCATGCCTTTCCCCTGGCCTATCAGGGAGGGGCTTTTGTGGCCTTCCATGGCTCATGGAACCGGGCGCCTGCGCCGCAGGGAGGCTATCAGGTGGTCTTCCAGCCGTTGAAGGACGGCAAGCCCAGCGGCACATGGATCCGCTTCGCCGATGGTTTTGCCGGGCCCTACAAGGAGCCGGGCCGTGCGCTGCATCGCCCGGCGGGGCTGGCGGTGGGGCCGGATGGCGCGCTCTATGTGGCCGACGATGTGCGCGGGCGGATCTGGCGGATCACCTATCATGGTGGCGCGAATGCCGCCCTGACCGCCGCGGCCGAGGCCAAGGTGGGCCAGCCTTCCGAGGCCGCTGCCGCACCCACCGCTTTGCCGCCGGGGATCAGCGCGCAGCAGGTGGCGCTGGGCCGCGCGATCTATCTGGGGCAGGCCAAGGGTGGCACGTGTCTGGGCTGCCATGGTTCGGACGGGAAGGGCAGTTCGGCAGGCGCCTCGCTGGTGGGGCCGCAGTATCTGTGGAGTGATGGCTCGGTCGATAGTCTGACCAAGACCATCACCGAGGGCGTCTCCAAGCCCAAGAAGACCAGCGATGCCATGCCTGCTCTGGGCGGCGCGGCGCTGAGCCCTGCCGATGTGAAGGCGGTGGCGGCTTACGTCTGGACTCTGGGTCACGGCAAGCCCTGA
- the panC gene encoding pantoate--beta-alanine ligase — MRIIHHKAALRTAVAGMRAHGRIALVPTMGALHQGHLTLVREARALGAQVVVSIFVNPRQFGAGEDLDAYPRQLEADAALLADEGVAILWAPTPEEVYPEGYATNISVAGVSEGLCGGSRPGHFDGVSTVVNKLFNQVQPDVALFGEKDWQQLAVIRRMARDLDLTHPSVDNIIGVPTVREKDGLALSSRNAYLSAEERAQAVSLPTAMRKAIAAIEKKADVAETLAALEAEVLEGGFTSVDYAELRDAENLTPLAELGQRPARLLVAARIGKARLIDNMAVSAK; from the coding sequence GTGCGGATCATTCACCATAAAGCGGCGCTGCGCACGGCGGTGGCCGGCATGCGCGCCCACGGCCGGATCGCGCTGGTTCCCACGATGGGCGCGCTGCATCAGGGCCATCTGACGCTGGTGCGCGAGGCCAGGGCGCTGGGCGCTCAGGTGGTGGTCTCGATCTTCGTTAACCCTCGCCAGTTCGGCGCGGGAGAGGATCTGGACGCCTATCCCCGCCAGCTGGAGGCCGACGCCGCCCTGCTGGCCGATGAAGGCGTGGCGATCCTGTGGGCGCCCACGCCCGAGGAAGTCTATCCGGAAGGCTATGCCACCAACATTTCGGTTGCGGGCGTGTCCGAAGGGCTGTGCGGGGGATCGCGCCCCGGTCATTTCGATGGCGTGTCCACGGTGGTGAACAAGCTGTTCAATCAGGTGCAGCCCGATGTCGCCCTCTTCGGCGAGAAGGACTGGCAGCAGCTGGCCGTGATCCGGCGCATGGCCCGCGATCTGGACCTTACCCACCCTTCGGTCGACAACATCATCGGCGTGCCGACCGTGCGCGAGAAGGATGGCCTCGCCCTGTCCTCACGCAACGCCTATCTTTCGGCGGAGGAGCGCGCTCAGGCCGTCAGCCTGCCCACGGCGATGCGCAAGGCCATCGCCGCCATCGAGAAGAAGGCCGATGTGGCCGAAACGCTGGCCGCGCTTGAGGCCGAGGTGCTGGAAGGCGGTTTCACCTCGGTCGATTACGCCGAACTGCGCGATGCCGAGAACCTGACGCCGCTGGCCGAACTGGGCCAGCGCCCGGCCCGCCTGCTGGTGGCGGCGCGGATCGGCAAGGCGCGGCTGATCGACAATATGGCGGTTTCAGCCAAATAA
- a CDS encoding ExbD/TolR family protein, giving the protein MSEINTTPLVDVMLVLLIIFLIAVPVAIQTIKNLHIPIMVSSESKDKVENLLLSVATTDSAGRSAGDPGYEGSSRGGECRIYFNNIMPVDDAELRDQAFKRLDAIIKREGGPEALKNEPDKIPQVHIRADVNAPWRCVAGAIYNVQISGYPTVGFISTPVDPNG; this is encoded by the coding sequence ATGTCCGAAATCAACACCACACCGTTGGTGGACGTCATGCTGGTGCTGCTGATCATCTTCCTGATCGCGGTTCCGGTCGCGATCCAGACGATCAAGAATCTTCACATCCCGATCATGGTTTCTTCGGAATCGAAGGACAAGGTCGAGAACCTGCTGCTCTCGGTGGCCACCACCGACAGCGCTGGTCGTAGCGCGGGCGATCCGGGCTATGAAGGTTCTTCTCGCGGTGGCGAGTGCCGCATCTATTTCAACAACATCATGCCGGTGGACGACGCCGAGCTGCGTGACCAGGCCTTCAAGCGTCTCGATGCCATCATCAAGCGCGAAGGCGGTCCCGAAGCCCTGAAGAACGAGCCCGACAAGATCCCGCAGGTTCACATCCGTGCCGACGTCAATGCGCCCTGGCGCTGCGTTGCCGGTGCGATCTACAACGTGCAGATCTCGGGTTACCCGACCGTCGGCTTCATCTCGACCCCGGTCGACCCCAACGGCTGA
- a CDS encoding ligase-associated DNA damage response DEXH box helicase, producing the protein MPTDLPEALVAWFAGRGWQVRRHQLEMLAAARSGSHALLMADTGSGKTLAGFLPTLADAVEGRIGEGLHTIYVSPLKALAQDVRRGLMMPVADLGLDLRIETRSGDTSSERKAKQRSNPPHVLLTTPESLALLISYPESAALFSTVKRVVVDEIHAFAQGKRGDLLALTLARIQSLAPEMRRVGLSATLADPEAYRGWLAPGGLREDVTLVLGDPGAPAQVEVMLPDGARIPWSGHAAAWAVPQIMAAIRAHRTTLIFTNTRFLAEYIFQLLWDVNEENLPIGIHHGSLGREARAKVEEAMAQGRLRGLVCTASLDLGVDWGDVDLVIQMGAPKGSSRLLQRVGRANHRLDEPSRALLVPGNRFEFLEAMAARDAVAAGERDGEPFRAGALDVLAQHVMNIACAGPFEAAALLTEIHQAEPYGWVGEAEWERVLHFIGHGGYALTAYDRFRRIVPEGRPGWFRLSHPDMAGRHRLNAGIIVDAEMIEVRFRNGKALGRVEEEFAAQLGPGSTFRFAGLDLEVEGLADGALVVRASRKAGAIPSYMGARIPISSHLAERVQALLHEPARWREFPDDVRQWLEVQQRKSRLPEPASLLVESFPHRGRFYSVFYTFDGWPANQSIGMLLTRRMTTQGLSPLGFVANDYALAVWGLKPITDPAALLSPEILTDEFVAWVQDSYLLRRAFREVAVIAGLIERQIPGTRKSGRQVSFSTDLIYDVLRRYEPDHLLLDAAWADARARMTDVARVADTLVRAQQGLVHKVLEQVSPLAVPVLCMIGRESLPAGAADDALLLEAEELAAVAMT; encoded by the coding sequence CTGCCGACGGATCTGCCCGAAGCGCTGGTGGCATGGTTTGCCGGGCGTGGGTGGCAGGTGCGGCGCCATCAGCTTGAGATGTTGGCGGCGGCGCGCAGCGGGTCTCATGCATTGCTGATGGCCGACACGGGATCGGGCAAGACTTTGGCCGGTTTCCTGCCCACGCTGGCCGATGCCGTTGAAGGCCGGATCGGGGAGGGGCTACACACCATCTATGTGTCCCCGCTGAAGGCTTTGGCGCAGGATGTGCGGCGCGGGCTGATGATGCCGGTCGCGGATCTGGGGCTGGACCTGCGGATCGAAACCCGCAGCGGGGATACATCTTCAGAGCGCAAGGCGAAGCAGCGCAGCAATCCGCCCCATGTGCTGCTGACCACCCCGGAATCGCTGGCGCTGCTGATCTCCTATCCCGAAAGCGCTGCGCTGTTCTCCACCGTGAAGCGGGTCGTGGTCGATGAGATCCACGCCTTCGCCCAGGGCAAGCGCGGCGATCTCTTGGCGCTGACTCTGGCGCGGATACAGTCTCTGGCGCCGGAGATGCGGCGTGTGGGGCTTTCCGCAACGCTGGCTGATCCTGAGGCCTATCGCGGCTGGCTGGCCCCCGGCGGCCTTCGCGAGGATGTGACGCTGGTGCTGGGCGATCCCGGCGCCCCGGCGCAGGTCGAGGTGATGCTCCCCGATGGTGCCCGCATCCCCTGGAGCGGCCATGCCGCCGCCTGGGCTGTGCCGCAGATCATGGCGGCGATCCGCGCTCATCGCACCACGCTGATCTTCACCAACACGCGCTTTCTGGCCGAATACATCTTCCAGCTGCTCTGGGATGTGAATGAGGAAAACCTGCCCATCGGCATCCACCACGGCTCGCTGGGGCGAGAGGCCCGCGCCAAGGTGGAGGAGGCCATGGCGCAGGGGCGTCTGCGCGGGCTGGTCTGTACCGCCAGCCTCGATCTGGGGGTGGATTGGGGCGATGTCGATCTGGTGATCCAGATGGGTGCGCCCAAGGGTTCTTCGCGGCTGTTGCAAAGGGTGGGCCGCGCCAACCACCGGCTGGATGAGCCGAGCCGCGCCCTGCTCGTGCCGGGCAATCGTTTCGAATTTCTCGAAGCCATGGCCGCGCGCGATGCGGTGGCGGCAGGTGAGCGGGATGGTGAACCGTTCCGCGCCGGGGCTCTGGATGTGCTGGCGCAGCATGTGATGAACATCGCCTGCGCCGGACCTTTCGAGGCCGCCGCCCTGCTGACCGAAATCCATCAGGCCGAACCCTATGGCTGGGTGGGCGAGGCCGAGTGGGAGCGGGTACTCCATTTCATCGGCCATGGCGGCTATGCGCTGACCGCCTATGACCGCTTCCGCCGCATCGTGCCCGAGGGGCGGCCCGGCTGGTTTCGCCTGTCTCACCCCGATATGGCCGGGCGGCACCGGCTGAACGCCGGGATCATCGTCGACGCCGAGATGATCGAGGTGCGTTTCCGCAACGGCAAGGCGCTGGGCCGGGTGGAGGAGGAGTTTGCCGCCCAGCTTGGCCCCGGCAGCACCTTCCGGTTCGCCGGCCTTGATCTTGAGGTGGAGGGGCTGGCCGATGGCGCTCTGGTGGTGCGTGCTTCGCGCAAGGCCGGGGCGATCCCCAGCTATATGGGCGCGCGCATCCCGATCAGCAGCCATCTGGCCGAGCGGGTGCAAGCGCTGCTGCATGAGCCCGCCCGTTGGCGCGAGTTTCCCGATGATGTCCGCCAATGGCTGGAGGTGCAGCAGCGCAAATCACGCCTGCCCGAGCCCGCCAGCCTGCTGGTGGAAAGCTTCCCCCATCGCGGGCGCTTCTACAGCGTGTTCTACACGTTTGACGGCTGGCCCGCGAACCAGTCGATCGGCATGCTGCTGACCCGCCGCATGACCACACAGGGGCTCTCCCCGCTGGGCTTTGTCGCGAATGATTATGCGCTGGCGGTGTGGGGGCTGAAACCCATCACCGATCCGGCAGCGCTGCTCTCGCCGGAAATCCTCACCGATGAGTTTGTGGCATGGGTGCAGGATTCCTATCTGCTGCGCCGCGCCTTTCGCGAGGTGGCGGTGATCGCCGGGCTGATCGAGCGCCAGATCCCCGGGACCCGCAAGAGCGGACGGCAGGTCAGCTTCTCGACCGATCTCATCTATGATGTGCTGCGCCGCTATGAGCCCGACCATCTGCTGCTCGATGCCGCCTGGGCCGATGCCCGCGCGCGGATGACCGATGTGGCCCGCGTCGCCGATACGCTGGTGCGGGCGCAGCAGGGGCTGGTGCATAAGGTGCTGGAACAGGTCTCGCCGCTGGCGGTGCCGGTGCTCTGTATGATCGGGCGGGAGAGCTTGCCCGCCGGGGCCGCCGACGATGCCCTGCTGCTGGAGGCCGAGGAACTGGCCGCTGTGGCCATGACCTGA
- a CDS encoding DNA/RNA non-specific endonuclease, with protein MLRRPGWLPLLLLLILIALVVWFATQPAPQPQSSPAPNPAVEAPAPDHGPVAASDTACGDNLYQGARPDLPGKLAQGLVSVCYQGYASASSPISRTPMWSAEHLTATRIAQARATERASAFYAEPSLDAEMRGELADYRRSGLDRGHLSPSGDMPGHEEQRQSFSLANIAPQNSQLNRGPWSDLESRLRDYVQSKGELWVVTGVLFLGETINTTPDGRVMVPSSFWKAVLVPGRGALVFVAPNNDGGRIDQVSLAEFTRRTGITPFPRLDAPSQSQLEID; from the coding sequence ATGCTCCGCCGACCCGGCTGGTTGCCCCTGCTGCTTTTGCTGATCCTGATCGCTCTGGTGGTCTGGTTCGCGACACAACCTGCCCCGCAGCCTCAGAGCAGCCCTGCACCCAATCCGGCTGTGGAGGCGCCTGCGCCTGACCATGGCCCTGTGGCAGCCTCCGATACGGCTTGTGGCGACAATCTCTATCAGGGCGCCCGGCCCGATCTGCCCGGCAAGCTGGCGCAGGGCTTGGTGAGCGTATGCTATCAGGGCTATGCCTCGGCCAGTTCGCCGATCAGCCGCACGCCCATGTGGTCCGCCGAGCATCTGACCGCCACCCGCATCGCGCAAGCCCGCGCCACCGAACGCGCCAGCGCCTTCTATGCCGAGCCCTCGCTCGATGCCGAGATGCGCGGAGAACTGGCTGATTATCGCCGCTCCGGGCTGGACCGCGGGCATCTTTCGCCCTCGGGCGATATGCCGGGGCATGAGGAGCAGCGGCAGAGCTTTTCGCTGGCCAACATCGCGCCGCAGAATTCGCAACTCAATCGGGGACCGTGGTCGGATCTGGAAAGCCGCTTGCGCGATTATGTGCAGAGCAAGGGCGAACTCTGGGTGGTGACCGGCGTGCTGTTTCTGGGCGAGACGATCAACACCACCCCCGATGGCCGCGTGATGGTGCCCAGCAGCTTCTGGAAAGCGGTGCTGGTGCCGGGACGCGGGGCTCTGGTCTTTGTGGCGCCCAACAATGATGGGGGGCGGATCGATCAGGTGTCGCTGGCCGAGTTCACCCGCCGCACCGGCATCACCCCCTTCCCCCGGCTGGACGCCCCCAGCCAGAGCCAGTTGGAGATCGACTGA
- a CDS encoding SDR family oxidoreductase, with protein sequence MRVFVTGASGWVGASVVRDLRAHGHEVLGLARSDQGETIAREAGAQVLRGTLDDLELLQQAARDSDGVIHTAFNHDFTRFAENAAQDRRAIEAIGAALEGSERMLLVTSGLAGMVAPGQLADEDDRPSGDFPRYSESAAQALAARGVRAGTVRLAPSVHGLGDHGFVPILIGIARSTGISAYVGEGANRWAGVHRLDAAPVYRLALEKGLPLPVYHATADEGVPFKAIAEVIGRQLGLPVESREPEHFGWFARFAGAEIGATSVRTREALGWAPTQPGLLSDLDQPGYYAA encoded by the coding sequence ATGCGTGTTTTTGTCACAGGCGCCAGCGGCTGGGTCGGCGCGAGCGTGGTGCGCGATCTGCGTGCCCATGGCCATGAGGTGCTGGGCCTTGCCCGCTCCGATCAGGGCGAAACGATTGCCCGTGAGGCTGGAGCGCAGGTTCTGCGCGGCACTCTGGATGATCTGGAACTGCTGCAACAGGCCGCGCGCGACAGCGACGGTGTGATCCACACCGCCTTCAACCACGATTTCACCCGCTTTGCCGAGAATGCCGCTCAGGACAGGCGCGCCATCGAGGCCATCGGCGCGGCGCTGGAAGGATCGGAGCGCATGCTGCTGGTCACCAGCGGTCTGGCAGGGATGGTCGCGCCGGGGCAACTGGCGGATGAGGATGATCGGCCCAGCGGCGATTTCCCCCGCTATTCGGAAAGCGCGGCGCAGGCGCTGGCGGCGCGCGGGGTGCGGGCCGGCACGGTGCGGCTGGCGCCTTCGGTGCATGGGCTGGGCGATCATGGCTTTGTGCCCATTCTCATCGGCATCGCGCGCTCCACCGGCATCTCGGCCTATGTGGGCGAGGGGGCCAATCGCTGGGCGGGCGTGCATCGGCTGGATGCGGCGCCGGTCTATCGGCTGGCGCTGGAAAAGGGTCTGCCGCTGCCGGTCTATCATGCCACCGCCGATGAGGGCGTGCCCTTCAAGGCGATTGCCGAGGTGATCGGGCGCCAGCTGGGCCTGCCGGTGGAATCGCGTGAGCCGGAGCATTTCGGCTGGTTCGCCCGTTTCGCCGGGGCGGAGATCGGCGCCACGTCAGTGCGCACCCGCGAGGCGCTGGGTTGGGCTCCAACCCAGCCGGGTCTGTTGAGCGATCTCGACCAGCCGGGTTATTACGCGGCGTGA
- the pgmG gene encoding phosphoglucomutase/phosphomannomutase PgmG codes for MSEGLRAGAGKGLDPSILREYDIRGVVGATLNEGDARAIGLGFAALLRDKAGPESPCIVVGRDGRLSSPMLEAALVEGLVAGGVDVVRIGLSSTPMLYYAEAALRLGELTSTRPVQGGIQVTGSHNPKDHNGFKIVLGGLPFFGEDLQRLNGVIAGLPEAPEGVVMSPGLIEEIDILPAYIDRLLSDITGLDQAELARLRIGWDAGNGAAGPAIEALTACLPGEHHLLFTHVDGHFPHHHPDPTVETNLADLRHLVLSKRLDFGVAFDGDADRVGLIDGQGRVVWGDRILAILAQDLLKRLPGADILADVKSSQALFDHVAACGGRPSLWKTGHSHIKSRMKATAAPLAGEMTGHIFFAEDWYGFDDGLLAALRLMAASLRLGQSIADLASALPHTAATPELRIAVAGDARPLDLVAAVRQAVEVEGLDMNPIDGIRVTSADGWWLLRASNTEAKLSARAEGRDEMALKRVLADLEARLASVGVSLG; via the coding sequence GTGAGCGAGGGTTTGAGAGCGGGTGCGGGTAAGGGCCTCGATCCATCGATCCTGCGTGAGTATGACATTCGCGGCGTGGTGGGCGCCACGCTGAATGAAGGCGATGCCCGGGCCATCGGCTTGGGTTTTGCGGCCTTGCTGCGGGACAAGGCCGGGCCGGAAAGCCCCTGTATCGTGGTGGGCCGCGATGGCCGCCTGTCCTCCCCAATGCTGGAGGCTGCGCTGGTCGAGGGGCTGGTGGCGGGCGGTGTCGATGTGGTCCGCATCGGCCTGTCCTCCACGCCGATGCTTTATTACGCCGAGGCGGCGTTGCGGCTGGGCGAACTCACTTCAACCCGGCCAGTGCAGGGCGGCATTCAGGTAACTGGCAGCCACAATCCCAAAGATCACAATGGCTTCAAGATAGTCCTTGGGGGCCTTCCGTTCTTCGGCGAAGATCTGCAGCGGTTGAATGGCGTCATCGCTGGCCTGCCCGAAGCGCCAGAGGGCGTGGTGATGAGCCCCGGCCTCATCGAAGAGATCGACATCCTCCCCGCCTATATCGACCGGCTGCTGAGCGACATCACCGGACTGGATCAGGCTGAACTGGCCCGCCTGCGCATCGGCTGGGACGCGGGCAACGGCGCCGCCGGCCCCGCCATCGAAGCGTTGACCGCCTGCCTGCCGGGCGAGCATCACCTGCTCTTCACACACGTTGACGGCCATTTCCCCCACCATCACCCCGATCCCACCGTGGAAACCAATCTGGCCGATTTGCGCCACCTTGTCCTGTCGAAGCGGCTCGATTTCGGAGTGGCCTTCGATGGCGATGCCGACCGCGTCGGGCTGATCGACGGGCAGGGCAGGGTGGTCTGGGGCGACCGCATTCTGGCCATTCTGGCGCAGGATCTGCTCAAGCGCTTGCCGGGAGCGGATATTCTGGCCGACGTCAAATCCTCGCAGGCGCTGTTCGATCATGTCGCGGCCTGCGGCGGGCGTCCTTCGCTGTGGAAGACCGGCCACAGCCATATCAAATCCAGAATGAAGGCAACCGCCGCCCCGCTGGCGGGCGAAATGACCGGCCATATCTTCTTCGCCGAGGACTGGTACGGCTTCGATGATGGGTTGCTGGCCGCGCTGCGCCTGATGGCGGCCAGTCTGCGTCTGGGGCAGTCGATCGCCGATCTGGCCTCGGCCCTGCCGCACACCGCCGCGACGCCTGAATTGCGGATCGCCGTCGCGGGGGATGCGCGCCCGCTCGATCTGGTGGCGGCGGTGCGGCAGGCGGTGGAAGTCGAGGGGCTGGATATGAACCCCATCGACGGCATCCGCGTTACCTCTGCAGACGGCTGGTGGCTGCTGCGCGCCTCGAACACCGAGGCCAAGCTGTCGGCCCGGGCAGAAGGACGCGACGAGATGGCATTGAAACGGGTACTGGCCGATCTGGAGGCGAGGCTGGCATCTGTCGGCGTGTCGCTGGGGTGA
- a CDS encoding J domain-containing protein, whose translation MMKLISLAFVLVLLCKFVLGRYPWEIWRIVPIDKVGRDSREKREQRALRQARNLLGIHAYATRSEIIEAHKRLLTKVHPDRGGNEALVHEANAARDTLLEALVLRDRRFG comes from the coding sequence ATGATGAAGCTGATATCACTGGCCTTTGTGCTGGTGCTGCTGTGTAAATTCGTGCTGGGCCGCTATCCTTGGGAAATCTGGCGGATCGTGCCGATCGACAAGGTCGGGCGGGACAGCCGGGAAAAGCGTGAGCAGCGCGCGCTGCGTCAGGCCCGCAACCTGCTGGGCATCCATGCCTATGCCACCCGCAGCGAGATCATCGAGGCCCATAAGCGCCTGCTCACCAAGGTCCACCCCGACCGCGGCGGGAATGAGGCGCTGGTGCATGAGGCCAATGCCGCCCGCGACACCTTGCTGGAAGCGCTGGTGCTGCGTGACAGGCGTTTTGGGTGA
- a CDS encoding ExbD/TolR family protein yields the protein MAMSAGSAEGEPMSEMNTTPLIDVMLVLLIMFIITIPVATHAVNIDLPGPPPPNAVKPPVDPVKNKVVLTADDHIVWNGTQIDESVLAANLQTSTQMNPEPELQYQPDAQAGYDLAAHTLNIIKASGVTKFGFVGNEHYAAFGKAPGAPKAQ from the coding sequence ATGGCTATGTCAGCCGGAAGCGCCGAAGGCGAACCGATGAGCGAAATGAACACGACGCCGTTGATCGACGTCATGCTCGTGCTGCTTATCATGTTCATCATTACCATCCCGGTGGCCACCCATGCGGTGAACATCGATCTGCCCGGACCTCCGCCGCCCAACGCGGTGAAGCCCCCGGTCGACCCTGTGAAGAACAAGGTCGTGCTGACCGCCGATGATCACATCGTGTGGAACGGCACCCAGATCGATGAAAGCGTTCTGGCGGCCAACCTGCAGACCTCGACCCAGATGAACCCTGAGCCCGAGCTGCAGTACCAGCCCGATGCCCAGGCCGGTTACGACCTGGCAGCACACACGCTGAACATCATCAAGGCTTCGGGTGTCACCAAGTTCGGCTTTGTCGGTAACGAGCATTATGCTGCGTTCGGCAAGGCACCGGGTGCCCCCAAGGCTCAGTAA
- a CDS encoding Hsp70 family protein: MAASPLAMGIDFGTTNSVVALAQDATQAQLVPLAAPEGTQSVFRSALCFWQDERSLAHEAGPWAIAEFLDFPQGSRFLQSFKSVVASPSFEHANLFEKRLPFEELGQIFLRHLLARGGSALKSLPEKVIVGRPVRYVGNRPDEALARKRYDAMFGMLGREVHYVYEPLGAAYGFASRLNKAATLLVADFGGGTSDFSIVRVEAPGAAKRCTPLGSAGIGIAGDRFDYRIMDKLVLPLLGKGGTYRSFDKVLDIPEGHFADFGDWSRLALMRTRRKLEELARLQHSATDPAAIARMIAVVDKELGYPLYEAVGGLKRTLSAQEEAVFRFESPDLAIEAPVRREDFASWIAPDLQRIGETVDTALERAGLAADQIDHVFLTGGSSLIPAVRALFTARFGEGRIESGEELTSIAHGLALIGQDPDIQDWTARDEE; encoded by the coding sequence ATGGCTGCATCTCCCCTTGCGATGGGGATCGATTTCGGCACCACCAATTCGGTGGTCGCTCTGGCGCAGGATGCCACGCAGGCCCAACTGGTGCCGCTGGCCGCGCCCGAGGGCACGCAATCGGTGTTCCGCTCGGCGCTGTGCTTCTGGCAGGATGAGCGTTCGCTGGCGCATGAGGCAGGCCCCTGGGCGATTGCCGAATTCCTCGATTTTCCGCAGGGCAGCCGCTTTCTGCAGAGCTTCAAATCGGTGGTGGCCAGCCCCAGTTTCGAGCATGCCAACCTCTTTGAAAAGCGCCTGCCCTTCGAGGAGCTGGGCCAGATTTTCCTGCGCCATCTGCTGGCGCGCGGCGGATCGGCACTGAAAAGCCTGCCCGAGAAGGTGATCGTGGGCCGCCCGGTGCGCTATGTCGGCAACCGGCCCGATGAGGCGCTGGCCCGCAAGCGTTACGATGCCATGTTCGGCATGCTGGGGCGTGAAGTGCATTACGTCTACGAGCCGCTGGGGGCCGCCTATGGCTTTGCCTCGCGCCTCAACAAGGCCGCCACGCTGCTGGTGGCCGATTTCGGCGGCGGCACCAGCGACTTTTCCATCGTCCGCGTGGAAGCCCCCGGCGCGGCCAAGCGCTGCACCCCGCTGGGCAGCGCGGGCATCGGCATCGCAGGCGACCGTTTCGACTATCGCATCATGGACAAGCTGGTCCTGCCGCTGCTGGGCAAGGGCGGCACCTATCGCTCCTTCGACAAGGTGCTCGACATTCCCGAGGGCCATTTCGCCGATTTCGGCGACTGGTCGCGCCTGGCGCTGATGCGCACCCGCCGCAAGCTGGAGGAACTGGCCCGTCTGCAGCACAGCGCCACCGATCCCGCCGCCATCGCCCGCATGATCGCGGTGGTCGACAAGGAGCTGGGCTATCCGCTGTATGAGGCTGTCGGCGGGCTGAAGCGCACGCTTTCAGCGCAGGAAGAAGCGGTGTTCCGCTTCGAAAGCCCCGACCTTGCCATCGAGGCCCCGGTCCGCCGCGAGGATTTCGCCAGTTGGATCGCCCCCGACCTGCAGCGCATCGGCGAAACGGTGGACACCGCGCTGGAGCGAGCAGGCCTTGCCGCCGACCAGATCGACCATGTGTTCCTGACGGGCGGCTCATCGCTGATCCCCGCCGTGCGCGCACTGTTCACCGCGCGCTTCGGCGAGGGTCGCATCGAAAGCGGCGAGGAATTGACCTCCATCGCCCACGGCCTCGCCCTGATCGGGCAGGACCCCGATATCCAGGACTGGACCGCGCGCGACGAAGAGTAA